Proteins from a genomic interval of Lolium perenne isolate Kyuss_39 chromosome 1, Kyuss_2.0, whole genome shotgun sequence:
- the LOC127327939 gene encoding uncharacterized protein — MPSDEDYNNIDPVTYEGIFYQEQENFGDFEIEIGLEDLENEAHLHGETVVDLKDIQMLTKLHEGNGFNDETPPDIPTQPHYSHDTDSDSENENPMPRYENPMPHYDSDDSR; from the exons atgCCCTCCGACgaggattacaacaacattgaccctgtaacatacgagggaattttttatcaagagcaagagaactttggggATTTCGAAATAGAAATTGGTCTTGAGGACCTCGAGAACGAGGCACATCTTCATGGTGAAACAGTGGTGGACCTAAAGGACATACAAATGCTCACCAAGTTACATGAGGGCAATGGGTTCAATGATGAGACTCCACCGGACATTCCCACCCAACCTCATTACTCACATGATACTGATAGTGATAGTGAaaatgagaacccaatgcctcgttatgagaacccaatgcctcattatgatagtgatgattcgag GTGA
- the LOC127327876 gene encoding strigolactone esterase D14-like — MRRWCTNAREVVVGDGGVTVVLAHGYGVTQASWDKILPSISKADKVLLFDWDFTTSDHAGVDDEDVGRYTFGRFADDLIALMDERQVRGAVFVGHSMSAMVGCIASARRPDLFAHLMLLCASPRYIDSEDEGYVGGFKDASIHAMLGAMESNFQAWVKGFVPNAAGSGAVEEHIMQSFLAMDPDVALGVARMIFFGDEREALDVVPTSCTIVQARHDFAAPPIVAEYMQGRMASAGTGVTMEIVESTGHFPQLVTSARVAEILDGVLLCLRDKGAYDAVGAPVHPASDVEVDGGAIDVMT, encoded by the exons ATGCGGCGGTGGTGCACGAACGCTCGGGAGGTGGTCGTCGGCGATGGGGGCGTCACGGTGGTGCTCGCCCACGGCTACGGCGTGACCCAGGCGTCCTGGGACAAGATCCTCCCCTCCATCTCCAAAGCTGACAAGGTGCTCCTCTTCGACTGGGACTTCACCACCTCCGATCACGCCGGCGTCGACGACGAAGATGTGGGGAGGTACACGTTCGGCAGGTTTGCGGACGACCTAATCGCGCTGATGGACGAGCGGCAGGTTCGTGGCGCCGTCTTCGTGGGGCACTCCATGTCGGCCATGGTCGGCTGCATCGCCTCCGCACGGAGGCCGGACCTTTTCGCCCACCTCATGCTCCTCTGCGCATCCCCAAG GTACATTGACTCAGAGGATGAAGGGTACGTTGGAGGATTCAAGGATGCATCCATCCATGCCATGTTGGGTGCCATGGAGTCCAACTTCCAAGCATGGGTAAAGGGTTTTGTCCCTAATGCAGCTGGCTCGGGAGCCGTGGAGGAGCACATCATGCAGAGCTTCTTGGCCATGGACCCCGATGTGGCACTCGGGGTGGCCAGGATGATCTTCTTCGGCGATGAGAGAGAGGCCCTCGATGTCGTTCCCACGTCGTGTACAATTGTCCAGGCGCGCCATGACTTCGCGGCACCACCAATCGTGGCGGAATACATGCAGGGGAGGATGGCATCTGCGGGCACCGGGGTTACCATGGAGATAGTCGAGTCTACCGGGCACTTCCCACAGCTCGTCACGTCGGCTCGTGTGGCTGAAATTCTTGACGGCGTTCTGCTCTGCTTACGTGACAAGGGTGCCTATGACGCCGTCGGGGCACCTGTGCATCCCGCATCGGACGTGGAGGTTGATGGTGGCGCCATTGACGTCATGACATAG